In the genome of Pelobacter seleniigenes DSM 18267, one region contains:
- the fliD gene encoding flagellar filament capping protein FliD codes for MAGITFDGLASGLATDDIITQLMELERQPLDRLEAQKTTEENRLKAFSQLNDKLEALKATVSDMTLTSQVQSSQISVSADAPFTAVSNGAGTGSYDISVVQLAQVQKSVSNGYASQTDSVFGTGTLTLGSQSIHINADNNSLSGLRDAINAVSEKSGVQASIINDGSDDTPYRLVLTGKDASTSFDPIFALTDGSGNAIDPGITKTREAQQAVAYVDGVKVVSGSNTLKGVLTGVTINLSSTSAMSYAGTEEAGVDPLDWADPPVYETTSMTVTPDTDTLKEKLTSFVDSYNEIMDWISSGYDEFGASAPTEEEIAAGAEESLSSILRGDSTVNGVKRQLQGLLTSVIGTSGSLKTLSSLGISTQRDGSLNINEDDMDTALEENFDDVAKLLAGEGSTDGVMKKFNYALLDLTSYSSGMYANKQDRYETAVDRIDANILRLEPLIDKKEETLRSQFSAMEQLVSSMNSQSDFLTQQMDMLTNMMTGNN; via the coding sequence ATGGCAGGGATCACATTTGACGGCTTGGCATCAGGGTTGGCGACAGACGACATCATTACTCAATTGATGGAATTGGAGCGGCAGCCGCTGGATCGCCTGGAAGCGCAGAAAACGACGGAAGAAAATCGTTTGAAGGCCTTCAGTCAGTTGAATGACAAGCTGGAGGCGTTAAAAGCAACGGTCAGCGATATGACCCTGACCAGTCAGGTGCAAAGCAGTCAAATCTCTGTAAGTGCCGATGCTCCCTTCACCGCGGTAAGTAACGGGGCCGGCACCGGCAGCTATGATATCTCGGTTGTGCAGTTGGCCCAGGTTCAAAAGTCGGTGAGCAACGGTTATGCTTCACAGACGGATTCGGTTTTCGGTACCGGCACTTTGACTCTGGGAAGCCAGTCGATTCATATCAATGCTGATAACAATTCCCTATCCGGGTTGCGCGACGCCATTAACGCGGTTTCCGAGAAGAGCGGCGTTCAGGCCAGCATCATTAACGACGGCAGTGATGATACCCCTTACCGCCTGGTATTGACCGGTAAGGATGCGTCCACCTCCTTCGACCCGATCTTCGCTTTGACCGACGGCAGCGGCAACGCCATCGACCCGGGCATCACCAAGACCCGCGAGGCACAACAGGCTGTCGCGTATGTCGACGGCGTCAAAGTGGTCAGTGGCAGCAATACCCTCAAAGGTGTGCTCACCGGGGTTACCATCAATCTCAGTTCGACCAGTGCCATGAGCTACGCCGGTACCGAAGAAGCCGGGGTCGACCCGTTGGACTGGGCTGATCCGCCGGTTTATGAAACCACGTCAATGACTGTTACTCCTGACACCGACACTTTGAAAGAAAAGCTGACCAGCTTTGTCGATAGTTACAATGAGATCATGGACTGGATTTCGTCCGGTTATGACGAGTTTGGCGCTTCCGCACCGACCGAGGAAGAAATTGCCGCCGGGGCAGAAGAATCTTTGAGCAGTATTCTCCGCGGCGACAGCACGGTCAATGGAGTGAAACGCCAGTTACAGGGGCTGCTGACTTCGGTCATCGGCACCAGTGGCTCTCTCAAGACTCTGTCGTCTTTAGGCATTTCCACCCAGCGCGACGGTTCTCTGAATATCAACGAAGACGACATGGATACTGCTCTTGAAGAGAATTTTGACGATGTCGCCAAATTGCTGGCCGGTGAAGGCAGCACCGATGGGGTCATGAAAAAGTTCAACTATGCCTTGCTGGATCTGACCAGTTACAGCAGTGGTATGTATGCGAACAAACAGGATCGCTATGAAACTGCGGTTGACCGTATTGATGCCAATATCCTGCGTCTGGAACCGCTGATCGACAAAAAAGAAGAAACCTTACGCTCTCAATTCAGTGCCATGGAACAGCTGGTCAGCAGTATGAACTCCCAGAGCGATTTTCTGACCCAGCAGATGGACATGTTGACCAATATGATGACGGGAAATAACTGA
- a CDS encoding flagellar protein FlaG — MMNVEAVSMPSTTQTQLSKGADDISVARKKSQDLTLVDSSEQKDVQPEELLQQIKALTEDGLYSVRFENNKEAGEMVVKVVDPKTDEVIRQIPAEELLNLTQRLKDLRGNIVDTEG, encoded by the coding sequence ATGATGAACGTTGAAGCAGTCAGCATGCCAAGTACGACGCAGACGCAACTGAGTAAAGGGGCGGATGACATCAGTGTGGCGCGCAAAAAATCGCAAGACCTGACTCTGGTTGATAGCAGCGAACAAAAAGATGTCCAACCGGAAGAGCTGTTGCAACAGATCAAGGCTTTGACCGAGGATGGTCTTTACAGTGTGCGGTTTGAAAACAACAAAGAAGCGGGTGAAATGGTCGTCAAGGTCGTTGACCCCAAAACAGATGAAGTGATTCGGCAGATTCCTGCCGAGGAACTGCTTAACCTGACCCAACGGCTCAAAGATTTGCGCGGCAATATTGTTGATACCGAAGGGTAG
- a CDS encoding flagellin, translated as MTVSGNQGGGTVLSDGGTVAEELQADSTIVGGEVKFNSSTGFNVTSSIAAGDQSLFATSADGANVSELNSINNVDITTVDGAANAIDSIDGALAQIDSMRGNLGAVQNRFESTIANLSNVSENLSSARSRILDADIAQETSNMTKQNILQQAGVSILAQANQAPQLALSLLG; from the coding sequence ATGACCGTCTCCGGTAACCAGGGTGGCGGTACGGTTCTGTCTGATGGCGGGACGGTTGCCGAAGAGCTTCAAGCTGATTCCACCATCGTCGGTGGTGAAGTGAAATTCAACAGCTCGACCGGCTTCAACGTGACCAGTTCCATTGCCGCAGGTGACCAGTCATTGTTCGCAACCTCCGCTGACGGCGCCAACGTCAGTGAACTGAATTCCATCAACAATGTCGATATCACCACGGTTGATGGCGCAGCTAATGCTATTGACTCCATCGACGGCGCTTTGGCCCAGATCGATAGCATGCGTGGTAACCTGGGTGCTGTTCAGAACCGTTTTGAAAGCACCATCGCCAACCTGTCGAACGTCTCCGAAAACCTGAGTTCCGCCCGTAGCCGGATCCTCGATGCGGACATCGCTCAAGAGACTTCGAACATGACCAAGCAGAATATTCTGCAACAGGCTGGTGTGTCGATTCTGGCCCAGGCCAACCAGGCTCCGCAGCTGGCTCTGAGCCTGCTCGGTTAA
- a CDS encoding flagellin has translation MKLTGNQGGGTILTDGGSLTEDAQLDSAVVGGEVKFSSSSGFNVTSSVAANAQSLFAAAADGANVSTLNSINNVDITTVEGAGLAIEAVDGALAQIDTIRGNLGAVQNRFESTIANLSNVSENLSSARSRILDADIAMETSNMTKQNILQQAGVSILAQANQAPQLALSLLQG, from the coding sequence ATGAAATTGACCGGGAATCAGGGTGGTGGGACAATCCTGACCGATGGCGGATCTCTGACTGAAGATGCTCAACTTGACTCGGCGGTGGTTGGTGGCGAAGTGAAATTCAGCAGCTCTTCCGGTTTCAACGTGACCAGCTCCGTCGCTGCCAATGCTCAGTCCCTGTTTGCGGCTGCAGCGGATGGCGCCAATGTCAGTACGCTGAATTCCATCAATAACGTTGACATCACGACGGTTGAAGGAGCAGGGTTGGCTATCGAAGCCGTGGACGGCGCCCTGGCCCAGATCGACACCATCCGGGGGAACCTGGGGGCGGTACAGAACCGTTTTGAAAGCACCATCGCCAACCTGTCGAATGTCTCCGAAAACCTGAGCTCGGCCCGCAGCCGGATTCTTGATGCGGACATCGCGATGGAAACCTCGAACATGACCAAGCAGAACATTCTGCAGCAGGCGGGTGTCTCGATCCTGGCCCAGGCCAACCAGGCCCCGCAGCTGGCCTTGAGCCTGCTGCAAGGTTAA
- a CDS encoding flagellar assembly protein FliW: MKKKIQSRFGEIEYDPEQTLLFPEGLVGFEDLQNFVVMPNEKEGPLFWIQSIEDPHVAFIVTDPTNFYFDYKVVPDGRERQKLGIDEKDECFVVVVVTVPPDRNITLNLAAPILFAPKSNKALQVVLEGTQFSPQTPLPKVEDVKAASSSAE, translated from the coding sequence ATGAAAAAAAAGATTCAGTCCCGGTTTGGAGAAATTGAATATGATCCTGAGCAAACCCTGCTTTTTCCGGAAGGTCTGGTCGGGTTTGAAGACCTGCAGAATTTTGTGGTTATGCCCAATGAAAAAGAAGGTCCGCTGTTCTGGATTCAGAGCATTGAGGATCCGCATGTGGCTTTCATTGTAACCGATCCGACCAATTTCTATTTCGACTACAAGGTCGTGCCGGATGGCCGCGAACGGCAGAAGCTGGGCATTGACGAAAAGGATGAATGTTTCGTGGTTGTCGTGGTGACGGTTCCGCCGGATCGGAACATCACTCTGAACCTGGCTGCGCCGATTCTGTTCGCCCCCAAAAGCAACAAGGCCTTACAGGTGGTTCTAGAGGGGACTCAGTTCAGCCCGCAAACGCCCCTCCCAAAAGTAGAAGATGTAAAAGCAGCTTCCAGTTCTGCTGAATAA
- the csrA gene encoding carbon storage regulator CsrA, with translation MLVLTRKQGEGIIIGDDIKITIVELKGGGVRIGIDAPRELKVHRQEVFDQIKKENREATQWDLADLNELSSVLNAGRKK, from the coding sequence ATGTTGGTACTGACGCGAAAACAGGGTGAAGGCATCATCATTGGTGATGATATCAAAATTACCATCGTCGAACTTAAAGGTGGCGGAGTGCGCATCGGCATTGATGCCCCAAGGGAACTGAAAGTTCACCGCCAGGAAGTTTTTGACCAGATCAAGAAGGAAAATAGGGAGGCCACACAATGGGATCTTGCCGATCTGAACGAGTTGAGTTCCGTGCTGAATGCGGGGAGGAAAAAATGA
- the flgL gene encoding flagellar hook-associated protein FlgL, translating into MRATQTTTYRSLQSFLDRTSDKLQQLQLQAATGKRINRASDDPTAISPVLSAKTQIQSSDRYIETIESGLDRIDNMDGYLDSIENTLVRAKEISIAAVNGSLSQADMATYADEVHQLRESLLSDANAQVDGKFLFAGFAEDSQPFIMNTAYDPATYDPADPTTYPVLYQGDTGQLDFEIAPNELINVNVSGNSLMQGDQDNDGLPDAGAVDLFRVMTTLEENLRAGDIAGLQTSTDDLESAADQIRSQRSMKGNIGRRLETARDHMSQIKVDMEAFRSRFEDADILETITGMQQQQQSFQAALSVTGKVSELSILDYI; encoded by the coding sequence ATGAGAGCGACGCAGACAACGACATACCGCAGTCTTCAGTCTTTTTTGGATCGGACCAGCGATAAATTACAGCAGCTGCAATTGCAGGCGGCCACGGGGAAACGCATTAATCGCGCGTCCGACGATCCGACCGCAATCAGCCCGGTGCTCAGTGCTAAAACCCAGATTCAGAGCTCGGATCGTTATATTGAAACTATCGAGAGCGGTCTTGACCGCATCGACAATATGGACGGCTATCTGGACAGTATCGAGAACACCCTGGTACGCGCCAAGGAGATCAGCATTGCGGCCGTCAACGGCTCCCTGAGTCAGGCGGACATGGCGACCTACGCCGACGAAGTCCATCAGCTGCGGGAAAGCCTGCTCTCCGACGCCAATGCCCAGGTTGACGGAAAATTTCTGTTTGCCGGGTTTGCCGAGGACAGCCAGCCGTTCATCATGAATACGGCTTATGACCCGGCCACTTATGATCCGGCAGATCCGACCACTTACCCGGTTTTGTACCAAGGGGATACCGGCCAGCTGGATTTTGAAATCGCTCCCAATGAGCTGATCAATGTCAACGTCAGCGGCAACAGCCTGATGCAGGGGGATCAGGATAACGATGGCCTGCCGGATGCCGGCGCGGTTGATCTGTTCCGTGTTATGACGACCCTGGAAGAGAACCTGCGGGCCGGAGACATTGCTGGCTTGCAAACCTCCACCGATGATCTTGAGAGCGCTGCCGACCAGATTCGTTCGCAACGCAGTATGAAAGGGAATATCGGCCGGCGTCTGGAAACCGCCCGCGATCATATGTCGCAGATCAAAGTCGACATGGAGGCATTCCGCAGTCGCTTCGAAGATGCCGATATCCTGGAAACCATCACCGGCATGCAACAACAGCAGCAAAGTTTTCAGGCGGCTTTGAGTGTGACCGGGAAGGTCTCGGAACTGTCTATTCTCGACTATATTTAA
- the flgK gene encoding flagellar hook-associated protein FlgK: protein MGLNAALNSGRTSLQTNQKAIEITGLNIANVNTEGYSRQTPNLTPYPALSFGDFFVGTGVTVGSIERSHDVFLDGQIKTKSADVGLESGMSNPLAELERVLGIGDNSLSDQFDQYFDSWRQLSTNPGGEVERQMVLQRGELISNAFVGAYNETQGVVKNINTTIVSKIDGVNLRVDEIAQLNNRISALETSGQDANSDRDRRDLLLKELSQSIGATSFETSNGTVSVQLGNGMPLVEGDKSTHIVGTYNDTDVNLSLEFGTGTIPLDRTAMGGEFRGLYEVRDVTIPDLVNRLDQLAYSFTTQVNAMHQAGTDLTGAAGENFFTAPGTHQSQAYADPAALNFGTGSIDLNVNGTLTTVAIGAGANSVNGVAAAINASGAAVTATVDPDNNSLILTPNVTGQNVTIDASGLAAGVYDAPRFTSSGMASSMSMHLTSTAQLAAGTSGAAGDNTNALAILDLEKQTSTDLGGNDTFVSYYGKIVSTLGVEAARNRQAQQGYEDSLIQLQNLRDGIDGVSLEDEMINLLQYQRSFEASAKFLSSVDEMMGTLLTLKR from the coding sequence ATGGGACTGAATGCAGCGCTTAATTCCGGGCGAACGTCATTACAGACGAATCAGAAGGCGATCGAGATCACCGGTCTGAATATCGCCAATGTGAATACCGAAGGATACTCTCGGCAGACCCCTAACCTGACCCCCTATCCGGCTTTGAGCTTCGGTGACTTTTTTGTTGGCACCGGAGTTACGGTCGGCTCCATAGAACGCTCCCATGATGTTTTCCTTGATGGGCAGATCAAAACGAAATCCGCCGATGTCGGCCTGGAAAGCGGTATGTCCAACCCGCTGGCCGAATTGGAGCGGGTCCTGGGGATCGGCGACAACAGCCTTTCCGACCAATTTGATCAGTACTTCGATTCCTGGCGGCAGCTGTCCACCAACCCCGGTGGCGAGGTTGAACGGCAGATGGTTCTGCAGCGCGGGGAATTGATCAGCAACGCTTTTGTCGGGGCCTATAATGAAACTCAAGGGGTGGTCAAGAACATCAATACGACCATCGTCTCCAAGATTGATGGCGTCAATCTGCGGGTGGATGAAATCGCCCAGTTGAACAACCGAATCTCGGCTCTGGAAACTTCCGGACAGGATGCCAACTCTGACCGAGACCGCCGTGACCTGTTGCTGAAGGAATTGTCCCAATCGATCGGGGCAACCAGTTTTGAGACCTCCAACGGGACCGTTTCGGTCCAGCTTGGCAACGGGATGCCGCTGGTTGAAGGGGATAAGTCGACGCACATTGTCGGAACCTATAACGATACCGATGTCAACCTTTCTCTGGAGTTCGGGACCGGAACCATCCCCCTTGACCGGACGGCGATGGGCGGCGAATTCCGTGGCCTCTACGAAGTCCGTGATGTCACCATCCCCGATCTGGTCAATCGGCTTGATCAACTGGCCTATTCGTTTACGACCCAGGTCAACGCCATGCATCAGGCTGGAACGGATTTGACCGGGGCCGCCGGAGAAAATTTCTTCACCGCTCCGGGAACGCATCAGAGCCAGGCCTATGCCGACCCTGCTGCCTTGAATTTTGGGACCGGCAGCATTGACCTGAATGTGAACGGCACGCTGACCACGGTCGCCATTGGCGCCGGGGCCAATTCCGTCAACGGGGTAGCGGCTGCCATCAATGCTTCCGGCGCGGCTGTGACCGCGACGGTCGATCCGGATAACAATTCTCTTATTTTGACGCCCAACGTGACCGGTCAGAATGTCACCATCGACGCTTCGGGGTTGGCCGCAGGGGTTTATGATGCCCCGCGGTTCACGTCCAGCGGTATGGCTTCCTCGATGTCGATGCATCTGACTTCTACAGCTCAGTTGGCGGCTGGCACCAGCGGTGCTGCCGGCGACAATACCAATGCCCTGGCGATCCTTGATCTTGAAAAGCAGACTTCGACTGATCTGGGCGGTAATGACACCTTTGTTTCCTATTACGGCAAAATCGTCTCGACCCTTGGGGTTGAAGCTGCCCGCAATCGCCAGGCCCAGCAGGGTTATGAAGACAGCCTGATTCAGCTGCAGAATCTGCGCGACGGCATTGACGGCGTCTCGCTCGAAGATGAGATGATCAATCTGTTGCAGTATCAGCGCAGTTTCGAAGCCTCAGCCAAGTTCCTGTCCAGTGTCGATGAGATGATGGGAACCTTGTTGACCTTGAAGAGGTAG
- a CDS encoding flagellar protein FlgN, whose product MTREQIRSQLEALLDLLRQEREKALALDAPGLQEVVAAKEELLAGLQLQQEDVEGMEDLLRQIDHENRRNAFLLWTGLNWVRDMMGFFGKAAMPQVYGGGGRSRTLTEGGRLLSGRV is encoded by the coding sequence ATGACCCGGGAACAGATCAGATCTCAACTCGAAGCCCTGCTTGACTTACTCCGGCAGGAGCGGGAAAAGGCTCTGGCTCTCGATGCTCCGGGACTGCAGGAGGTCGTAGCCGCCAAAGAGGAACTGCTGGCCGGCCTGCAACTGCAGCAAGAGGATGTCGAGGGGATGGAAGACCTGCTCAGGCAGATCGATCATGAAAACCGACGGAATGCGTTTCTGCTCTGGACCGGGCTCAATTGGGTCCGCGATATGATGGGATTTTTCGGTAAGGCGGCAATGCCTCAGGTTTATGGCGGAGGAGGGCGGTCTCGGACCCTGACAGAGGGCGGGCGCCTGCTGTCAGGAAGGGTTTAG
- the flgM gene encoding flagellar biosynthesis anti-sigma factor FlgM: MVDKIMGNRGFGPLGNVSQTGKNAATKKGASSKSDRVDFSSVLQNASQTRETSAAQDTARAEKLQALKAQIDSGCYQPDLEKVASSLLPFMLKDS; this comes from the coding sequence ATGGTCGATAAAATTATGGGCAACAGAGGCTTCGGGCCGCTCGGGAATGTCAGCCAGACCGGAAAAAACGCAGCAACCAAAAAGGGTGCTTCCAGCAAGTCCGATCGGGTTGATTTCTCCAGCGTTTTGCAAAACGCTTCCCAGACCCGTGAAACGAGTGCTGCTCAGGATACGGCCCGGGCTGAAAAGCTGCAGGCCTTAAAAGCGCAGATCGACAGCGGTTGCTATCAGCCTGACCTGGAAAAAGTTGCTTCCAGTCTGCTGCCGTTCATGCTGAAGGACAGCTGA
- a CDS encoding rod-binding protein, with translation MDPRIDTAQLLSQVTSQTAKTGKAARGRDPEKVKEQAQEFEAIFIQQMYKEMRKTIPNDGLIERGNADDMYIQLQDLEAARVTAKQGGIGLADMMMKQLLGE, from the coding sequence ATGGATCCGCGAATTGATACAGCGCAATTACTCAGTCAGGTGACCAGTCAGACGGCCAAGACCGGTAAGGCCGCAAGGGGGCGCGACCCGGAAAAGGTTAAAGAACAGGCCCAGGAATTTGAGGCTATCTTCATTCAGCAGATGTATAAGGAAATGCGCAAGACCATCCCGAATGACGGTCTGATTGAACGCGGCAACGCCGACGATATGTATATTCAGTTGCAGGATCTGGAAGCGGCCCGGGTAACCGCCAAACAGGGGGGGATCGGGCTGGCGGATATGATGATGAAACAGTTGTTGGGCGAATGA
- a CDS encoding flagellar basal body P-ring protein FlgI, translating into MRESSQKIIIVLLVVWGLLLLGTAEASRIKDLAQIEGVRGNQLVGYGLVVGLNATGDSTKTQFTIQSLVNMMERLGVTVNPADVKVDNVAAVMVTAELPAFARAGNKIDVSVSSIGDASNLAGGTLLMTPLNGADGKVYAVAQGALVVGSLAFGGKAAKVQKNHPTVGRIPDGAFVEREVPFDFGVQSVLSYRLKDSDFTTISRMSDAVNQHFGGNVATAVDAGEMKVQVPSAYRNKVVDFVAELEKLDVTPDTLARIVVNEKTGTIVMGEQVRISTVAVSHGNLSLVINEQSNVSQPAPLSGGQTTVTPQTQVNVTEEEGNLVVMKQGVSIGEVASALNAIGATPRDLIAIFQAIKAAGALYADLVVL; encoded by the coding sequence ATGAGAGAGTCTTCACAAAAAATTATTATCGTGCTGCTGGTGGTCTGGGGCCTGTTGCTGCTGGGGACCGCCGAGGCCTCACGCATCAAGGATCTGGCCCAGATCGAAGGGGTTCGCGGTAATCAGTTGGTCGGTTACGGTCTGGTGGTCGGGCTTAACGCAACCGGTGACAGTACCAAAACCCAGTTCACCATTCAATCCCTGGTCAATATGATGGAACGGCTCGGGGTCACTGTAAACCCGGCCGACGTCAAGGTCGACAATGTCGCGGCGGTTATGGTCACGGCGGAATTGCCGGCCTTTGCCCGCGCCGGCAACAAAATCGATGTGTCGGTCTCTTCCATCGGCGATGCTTCAAACCTGGCTGGCGGGACCCTGCTGATGACCCCCCTGAACGGGGCGGACGGCAAAGTCTATGCCGTTGCCCAGGGCGCCTTGGTGGTCGGTTCGCTGGCTTTTGGCGGCAAAGCGGCCAAAGTGCAGAAAAATCATCCGACCGTGGGGAGAATCCCGGATGGTGCTTTTGTCGAACGTGAGGTTCCTTTTGACTTCGGAGTCCAGAGCGTCCTGAGTTATCGCCTCAAGGACTCGGATTTTACGACCATTTCACGGATGAGTGACGCCGTGAATCAGCACTTCGGCGGCAACGTTGCCACTGCGGTGGACGCCGGCGAGATGAAAGTCCAGGTTCCAAGCGCCTATCGTAACAAGGTCGTCGATTTTGTCGCTGAGCTCGAAAAGCTGGATGTGACCCCTGATACCCTGGCCCGGATTGTGGTGAATGAAAAAACCGGCACCATTGTCATGGGCGAACAAGTCAGAATATCGACAGTGGCCGTCTCCCACGGTAACCTCAGTCTGGTGATCAACGAACAGAGCAATGTGTCGCAGCCGGCACCGTTGTCCGGAGGGCAGACCACGGTAACCCCGCAGACCCAGGTGAATGTGACGGAAGAAGAAGGCAACCTGGTGGTGATGAAGCAGGGTGTCAGTATTGGCGAGGTCGCTTCGGCACTGAATGCCATCGGCGCGACGCCGCGCGACCTGATCGCTATTTTTCAGGCCATCAAGGCGGCCGGAGCACTTTATGCCGATCTGGTGGTGCTCTAG
- a CDS encoding flagellar basal body L-ring protein FlgH, whose amino-acid sequence MFKNTLLLIPLILLLAGCIGPASRVDPDAVDELEPIVMEPAPPQTEGSLWTQSRGGMFGDNKGRTVGDIITVVISESASASKEATTSTDRSSNMSAGISTLFGLERSIGRATDGDPSALVDATTTNKFAGSGKTARKENLVATLTTQVVEVLPNGNLRIAGNKTVTVNNEMQIVKLSGIVRTNDITPGNLVDSASILNARIAYVGKGVISDKQQQGWLVRALDQVWPF is encoded by the coding sequence ATGTTCAAAAATACGCTTCTGTTGATTCCCTTGATTTTACTTCTTGCCGGCTGTATCGGGCCAGCCAGCCGGGTTGATCCCGATGCCGTCGACGAGCTCGAGCCGATTGTTATGGAACCGGCGCCGCCGCAGACCGAAGGGTCGTTGTGGACGCAGAGCCGTGGTGGAATGTTCGGTGACAACAAGGGGCGTACCGTCGGCGATATCATTACCGTGGTGATTTCCGAGAGTGCCAGCGCCAGCAAAGAGGCCACAACCTCGACGGATCGTTCCAGCAACATGTCTGCCGGGATCTCAACACTGTTCGGTCTTGAACGCAGTATCGGCCGGGCTACGGATGGCGATCCGTCCGCTTTGGTGGATGCGACCACGACCAATAAATTTGCCGGCAGCGGTAAAACCGCGCGCAAGGAAAACCTGGTCGCGACCCTGACCACCCAGGTGGTCGAAGTGTTGCCCAATGGCAATCTGCGGATTGCTGGTAATAAAACCGTGACGGTCAATAACGAAATGCAGATCGTCAAACTCAGTGGCATTGTCCGTACCAACGATATCACCCCCGGCAACCTGGTTGATTCGGCCAGTATTCTCAACGCTCGGATCGCTTATGTCGGCAAAGGGGTGATCAGCGACAAACAACAGCAGGGCTGGTTGGTCAGAGCCCTGGATCAGGTCTGGCCGTTTTAA
- the flgA gene encoding flagellar basal body P-ring formation chaperone FlgA, with the protein MKYLLPLLLLVLVPAVTSVAAQQPATAGQVVIDRHEMEQVLNAFLARQSKQLPQVQLRFKSIDYPDPYEVPQGRIEHQLIPSNPGVIGSRRITLLTRVDGEIYSNKSLRVDLEAMAKVAVAASALRRGSILEAKDVELRLQDISQLDEPIFSVADVVGRELKRSIRLGEPLEQQQIEFPPVVKRGEHVVIKAQGPGLILSAAGEAKQDGRPGEMIKVMNSNSHKEVLCQVVAPGLVKVEF; encoded by the coding sequence ATGAAATATCTGCTTCCGTTATTGCTTCTCGTTCTGGTTCCCGCTGTGACCTCGGTTGCGGCACAGCAACCTGCAACGGCAGGACAGGTGGTGATCGACCGCCATGAAATGGAGCAGGTTCTCAATGCCTTTCTGGCCCGGCAGTCCAAACAGCTGCCGCAAGTTCAGTTGCGTTTCAAGTCGATCGATTATCCCGATCCCTATGAAGTACCGCAGGGACGGATCGAGCATCAGCTGATCCCGTCCAATCCCGGCGTGATCGGCAGCCGTCGCATCACCCTGTTGACCCGGGTCGATGGCGAGATTTACAGCAATAAATCGTTGCGGGTCGATCTGGAGGCGATGGCAAAGGTTGCGGTTGCAGCGTCCGCTTTGCGCCGCGGTTCAATTCTCGAAGCCAAGGATGTTGAACTGCGGCTGCAGGATATTTCGCAGCTTGATGAGCCGATCTTTTCCGTCGCCGATGTGGTCGGCCGGGAGCTCAAGCGTTCGATTCGCCTTGGCGAACCGTTGGAGCAGCAACAGATTGAATTCCCTCCGGTTGTCAAACGCGGCGAACATGTGGTGATTAAGGCGCAAGGTCCGGGGCTGATCCTCTCTGCCGCCGGGGAAGCCAAACAGGACGGGCGGCCGGGCGAAATGATCAAAGTGATGAACAGCAATTCACACAAGGAAGTCCTGTGTCAGGTGGTTGCGCCGGGACTGGTGAAAGTGGAGTTCTGA